From the genome of Longispora fulva:
CTTCCTGGGCTGCGGCGGCTCGGGCCTCTGTCTCCAGGGCCGCGACGTCCGCCCGGTACTGCTTCAGGGCCCTCTTGAACGCCGACCTGCCGGCGAGGGTGGCTTCCACGGCGTACCCGATGATCATCATGGGGCTCAGTGCGATGAACACCAGGGACGTGACCGACCGGGTCATCGCGTAGAGCGCGCCGCCCATGAGCAGCGGCGTCACGAGCGCGACGATGGGGAACCGCTGGATCTGCGGCCTGGCCGGCGGTTCGGGCGCGGAGAGTTCCACGCCCTCGTAGCGCCGGTCCAGTCGGGGGGAGCGCACGAAGCCCTCGACCGCGCCCTCGGCCCGGGTGCCCGCGGTGGGGATGACCCGAACCGACAGTTCCGTGTCGCCGAGCCGGACCGTGTCGCCGGGGCCCAACGGGGACCGGGCCACGAACGACTCGCCCATCTGGACGCCGTTGGCGGAACCCAGGTCGATGATGTCGGCGATGTCGGTGATATTGAGCCGGGCATGCTGCCGGGACACCAACAGATCGGTCAGTGCAACCTCGCATCCCCGGTCCCTGCCGATGACGTTCGAACCCCGTGACAGGGGGTACTCCCGGCCGACGTCCGGTCCGGCGGTGACGGTGACCACGGCAGCGGTGGCAGGTCGGGCCTCCGCGTAGGCCGCGCCCCGTCGGGTGACCGCGATCGTCATCCCGGACCGCAGCCCGCTGTCGCCGACCGCGAGTCTCGGATCGACGGCCGTGTCGGTCTCCCCGACGACGCACAAGGTGGCCCGGTCGCCGCCAGGGGCGCCGGACGCGCCGGGGTCGGCGGCGGCCAGGTACTCGGCCAGGTCGCCCACCTTGGCGCCCACATCGACGGTGGCCAGCAGGTCGGCGGGCGCGAGTCCGTACCGCCGCACGGTGAATTTGATCTTCATTTGGCGCCCCCTCCGAGGCGAAGCGAGCGGATGTTCACCGAGGCCAGTGCCCGACGCCAGTGCCGGACCCCTGCTCCGAGGGCGAGGCGTGCGGCGTCGATCCGGTGCCAGTAACCGGTCACGTCGGCCTCGGTCGGGTCACCCGGGCCGTACACCGTCCGATCCGCAGCCGCCGCGAGCTCGACGAGGCCGAGGGCCACGGCCTGTTCGTGTCGGGTCCGGCCGGTGATCGGGCCGAGGCCCAGGTCATGGGCATGGTCGAGCAGTTCGTGCCAGGCCGCCGCGTACCGGTTGGCCGCAGAACCCAGATGCCGTCGCCGTCGTCTGCGCCGGGCCTTGAGTCCGACGATCGAACCGCACACCAGCGCCACGGTGAGGACCGGCGGGCCCGTCCAGACCCCGATCCCGAACAGGAATCCGAGCACACTCAGCCACAGCGGGTCGGATGTCGTCCTGGGCCGGGCGTTGGTGTTCGTCTGGTCCAGTTCGGACAGTGAACTCGGCAGCCGGACCATGTTGGGCGGCGGCACGACGGCCGCGTCGGCGTCGTCCACCGGCTGGGGCGGCTGCCGGTCGGGCTTCTTCGACGGATCGGGCATGAACTCGGTGTTCGGCACAGCGGCCCACGACCCGTCGGACAGGTGGACCTCCACCCAGGCGTGCACGTCCGAGCCCCGGACCACGCCGGTCGGTCCGGGGTGCGCGCCGAGAACGACCCTGGCCGGCATGCCCAGGCTGTTGACGATCAGTGCGAACGCCGCCGCGTATTGTTCGTCGTCGCCCACCGGCCGGGGCAGGTTCATGAACGTGGTCAGCCGGCCGGCGCCGTGCCCCGGCAGGTACTCGGCCTCGCCCTTCCCGCCGTCGCTGTACGCGCCGTGGTCGCGGAGGTGAGCGGCCACCGCGCGGACCTGTGGGCCGATTCCGGTGACGTCGCCCGCCCACTTCGTCGCGTGGGTGCCGATGATCGACTGCGCGTACTCCGACACCAGCGGCCGGCCGAACGGCTGGGCGTCGTCGGGCACCACCGGAGCGACGAGCACCGTCCGCGCCGTGTACGTGTCGCCCTCCCGCAGCCGGCCGGTCACGATCGCCGAGGACGTGGCCACGTTGTACCGGAAGCCCTCGGCCAGCGCGGGGCCGCGCCGCCCGCCGAAGGTGACCCCGGTGAGTCGCCCGGCGGAAGGCAACCAGGCGTTCACGTCGCTCGCCGAGGCGTATCCGGCCCCGATCGTGATCCGCAGCGTCGCCTCCTGGCCGGGGCCGGCTCCGGAGATCCGCGCGCCGACCCGCTGGAAGTTGTTGCCCGCGTCGCCGTTCGTGGCGCCCCACACGGCGCCGTTGTAGTCGTCGAGGGTGGCGATCCGCACCGCAGCACCGGTTGGCAGGCCGGACACCGTGAACAGTTCCTGGTCCCAGAGCAGGTTCGCGTCCTTCGTGTACTTGCGGAAGCCGACCAGCGGGCTCGGGTACGCGCCCAGGTCGAACGGTGGTGTCACGTGTTCCCTGACCACTTCCCGACTGCCGCCGGCGCCGGGGAGCGCCGGCCCGAGCAGCGCCGCGCCCACGGCCGAGACCGCGAGGACAGCCCCGGACGTGAGCAGCCTCGTCCGCCGCCCGGTGCCGGACCGCGCCGGCGGGCGCAGCCGGTGACCGCGCAACGCGGCCCAGCCGAGCGCGCCGAGGGCGAACACCACCCCGTCGAGGAGCCGTGCGCCCGGTTCCGTCGTACCGAGCAGGATCACCGCACCGAGGACGGCCACCGGCACCGGAACCGGGGCGGCACTGCGGTCCACCCGCCGGGCCAGCAGGAACCCGGCGAAGCCACAAAGCAGTCCCAGGAGAAGCGGCACGGTCAGCAGCGGACCGTCCGCCACCGGAGGCAGGGTCGTCAGCAGTTGCTTCCAGCCGGACACGGTCGCCGGTACGAGCGCCACGCCGACGAGGGGCACGCCGACCGCGAGGTAGGCGGCGACGGCGGCGAGGGCGGCGAGGGCCACCGACAGCCGGGTGCACAGCCAAGCCACCAGGATGCCGGCCACCAGGGCCACCAGCCCGACGAGGAGGAACCGCCAGCCCTCGAACGTGTTCGCGAATCCGACCAGCGCCAGCCCGCCGAGCACCGTGAGAAAGGCCGCGTCGACGAGGTCCGGCCTCGTTACCCTCACAGCTCAGCCCTCCGCCCGAGCAGCGGACGCAGGTCGGCCAGCTCGCGCATGGTGAGCACCGAGAGGCTCGTGCCGACCGTGATCCCGGCCGGAGCGGCGGGGTCCACCCGAAGAGCGAGAGTGCGCAGTTCCGGCGGGACCTGGGCGCACGCCCGGCGCACGTCGGCGAACGCCGGCGCCGCGCCGGTCACCACCAGGGCTGTGGTGGTCTCCGGGGCGATCCGCAGCCCGCGCGCCACCA
Proteins encoded in this window:
- a CDS encoding transglutaminase family protein — translated: MRVTRPDLVDAAFLTVLGGLALVGFANTFEGWRFLLVGLVALVAGILVAWLCTRLSVALAALAAVAAYLAVGVPLVGVALVPATVSGWKQLLTTLPPVADGPLLTVPLLLGLLCGFAGFLLARRVDRSAAPVPVPVAVLGAVILLGTTEPGARLLDGVVFALGALGWAALRGHRLRPPARSGTGRRTRLLTSGAVLAVSAVGAALLGPALPGAGGSREVVREHVTPPFDLGAYPSPLVGFRKYTKDANLLWDQELFTVSGLPTGAAVRIATLDDYNGAVWGATNGDAGNNFQRVGARISGAGPGQEATLRITIGAGYASASDVNAWLPSAGRLTGVTFGGRRGPALAEGFRYNVATSSAIVTGRLREGDTYTARTVLVAPVVPDDAQPFGRPLVSEYAQSIIGTHATKWAGDVTGIGPQVRAVAAHLRDHGAYSDGGKGEAEYLPGHGAGRLTTFMNLPRPVGDDEQYAAAFALIVNSLGMPARVVLGAHPGPTGVVRGSDVHAWVEVHLSDGSWAAVPNTEFMPDPSKKPDRQPPQPVDDADAAVVPPPNMVRLPSSLSELDQTNTNARPRTTSDPLWLSVLGFLFGIGVWTGPPVLTVALVCGSIVGLKARRRRRRRHLGSAANRYAAAWHELLDHAHDLGLGPITGRTRHEQAVALGLVELAAAADRTVYGPGDPTEADVTGYWHRIDAARLALGAGVRHWRRALASVNIRSLRLGGGAK